The Gloeomargarita sp. SKYB120 genomic interval CACTTATATCCCGTGCATGGGGGAGATAGTTGTATGACGAAAACAGCAGCAGGTTCGTCGGAACTGAATGCCCTGTGGGGGGAACCGACATCACCAACGTCCCTATTTGATAAAAACCGGCACAATCATTACGACTTGACCACGTTTTTCCGTTGGGATTTAGCCCAAGGAACGGTCACCGATTGGAATGGGGCGGTGAATTTTTTTGCCAGTGAAGATTTGATCACCGGACTCATGGACGGCCTGACGGAAGAGGTGGGGGACGCAGCGCCGGTCGTGTTGTATCAAATTGGGCGGCAATGGGGCGCGCTGGATGGGCAAGCCTTTGACCGCTGGTTTACCGAGGAATTTCAGCGTCCGGTGCGCCAGACGAATCTATTGTTTTTGCTGGAAACCTGGTGGTGGCCCTTTACAGCCCAGGGCTGGGGTCGCTGGGAAATTGACCTATCGCTGCAAAAGCAGGGGTTTTTGTTGCTGAATATCTTTGATTCGGCGATTGCTCGCACGCTGGGGGTGGTTGGCAAGCCTGTGTGTCATCTGTACGCGGGACTGTTTGCTGGGTTTTTGAGTCATCTGGTGAGCCAAGTGCTAGAGTGCGCCGAAATCCAGTGCTACTCGATGGGTGCCACCTATTGCCGGTTTGTGGTGGGCAAAGCCGCTGCAATCCAACCAGTTCACGCTTGGGTCAACCAGGGCTTGGGCGTGCGCGAG includes:
- a CDS encoding 4-vinyl reductase — translated: MTKTAAGSSELNALWGEPTSPTSLFDKNRHNHYDLTTFFRWDLAQGTVTDWNGAVNFFASEDLITGLMDGLTEEVGDAAPVVLYQIGRQWGALDGQAFDRWFTEEFQRPVRQTNLLFLLETWWWPFTAQGWGRWEIDLSLQKQGFLLLNIFDSAIARTLGVVGKPVCHLYAGLFAGFLSHLVSQVLECAEIQCYSMGATYCRFVVGKAAAIQPVHAWVNQGLGVREIEKRLAGGQALCPTT